The following proteins are encoded in a genomic region of Natronorubrum halophilum:
- a CDS encoding helix-turn-helix transcriptional regulator gives MNRSVSVGVVLLVVVVSIAGLGVPMAMTATGGTGPHQSAETTPGTPTQTDAATQLESSQPSNQIDSIAVESQDFDKTTFEITVHENGSATWTFQHEQRFGTDNQTEAEDREAFEEFADEFESEETDLYDRFTESAQSMTDSGADLTGREMEATNFERSTTVEDQFGSRGFVEMSFTWEGFAAVEGNTVTVGDVFQNIYLGPDQAMVIETGDGLRFDRVTPEEDAQYPRESIEDANSVRWSGEQQFLDGNPRVVFVQEGAGDGLGNENPVSAVVNGDDTTWYLGLGAIAVLGIVGSIIWYRRQGGTAGGGGGANAAAVHPDGQEPSAATAAAGVDDRNPDAASESGALTDEELLTDDDRVVKLIRENGGRMKQVKIVEETGWSKSKVSMLLSDMEEDGTISKLRVGRENIISLEGFEPEATKSPFDE, from the coding sequence ATGAATCGGTCGGTCTCCGTCGGCGTTGTCCTTCTCGTCGTCGTCGTTTCCATCGCCGGTCTCGGCGTTCCGATGGCGATGACCGCCACGGGAGGGACTGGCCCGCACCAGTCCGCGGAGACGACTCCGGGGACGCCAACACAGACGGACGCTGCCACGCAACTCGAGTCGTCTCAACCCTCGAATCAAATCGATTCGATCGCAGTCGAGTCGCAGGATTTCGATAAGACGACGTTCGAGATTACCGTCCACGAAAACGGGAGTGCGACGTGGACGTTCCAGCACGAGCAGCGCTTTGGCACCGATAACCAGACCGAGGCCGAGGACCGAGAGGCGTTCGAGGAGTTCGCCGACGAGTTCGAATCGGAAGAGACCGACTTGTACGATCGGTTTACGGAGTCGGCGCAGTCCATGACCGACAGCGGTGCCGACCTGACCGGGCGAGAGATGGAGGCGACGAACTTCGAGCGATCCACGACGGTCGAAGACCAGTTCGGATCGCGAGGCTTCGTCGAGATGTCGTTCACCTGGGAGGGATTCGCTGCGGTCGAGGGTAACACCGTGACGGTCGGCGACGTCTTTCAGAACATCTATCTCGGTCCCGATCAGGCGATGGTTATCGAGACCGGTGATGGACTCCGGTTCGATCGCGTTACACCGGAAGAGGACGCCCAGTACCCTCGCGAGTCGATAGAAGACGCGAACTCGGTACGCTGGAGCGGCGAACAACAGTTCCTCGACGGCAACCCCCGCGTCGTCTTCGTTCAGGAGGGGGCGGGGGACGGTCTCGGGAACGAAAACCCGGTTTCGGCGGTCGTCAACGGCGACGACACGACGTGGTATCTCGGTCTCGGAGCCATCGCCGTCCTCGGAATCGTCGGCAGCATCATCTGGTATCGACGGCAAGGGGGGACTGCTGGCGGCGGTGGCGGAGCGAACGCCGCGGCCGTCCACCCCGACGGCCAGGAGCCGTCCGCCGCGACAGCGGCGGCCGGAGTAGACGACCGCAACCCAGATGCTGCGTCCGAATCCGGCGCGCTCACCGACGAGGAACTGCTCACCGACGACGACCGCGTCGTCAAACTCATCCGCGAGAACGGCGGCCGGATGAAACAGGTCAAAATCGTCGAGGAAACCGGCTGGTCGAAGTCCAAAGTGAGCATGCTCCTCTCCGATATGGAAGAAGACGGCACCATCAGTAAACTTCGGGTCGGCCGCGAGAACATCATCAGCCTCGAGGGATTCGAACCCGAGGCGACGAAATCGCCCTTCGACGAGTGA
- a CDS encoding transcriptional regulator, whose product MAELNPIGKRIHNISPDPVKLTLEDGTDAVFHVSGAEFFQQEFQAEGTREGDEGAAYRFVSSEDQASILVGRKGPDEEGWSMIGEVVAAESADSE is encoded by the coding sequence ATGGCCGAACTCAATCCGATCGGAAAGCGGATCCACAACATCTCTCCGGATCCCGTCAAGCTCACGCTCGAGGACGGAACCGACGCCGTGTTTCACGTCTCGGGGGCGGAGTTCTTCCAGCAGGAGTTTCAAGCGGAGGGAACTCGAGAGGGCGACGAGGGAGCCGCCTATCGCTTCGTCTCCAGCGAGGATCAAGCGTCGATTCTCGTCGGTCGAAAGGGGCCGGACGAGGAGGGCTGGTCGATGATCGGCGAGGTCGTTGCGGCGGAGTCGGCGGACTCGGAGTGA
- the ppc gene encoding phosphoenolpyruvate carboxylase has product MTLHNRDVRQDVRELGALLGDVLEEQTSRRAFETVESCRRAAIDYRSGDLESREPLTSELRGLSPHQQRIVARGFTTYFELINLAEERERVRTIRTASQDGTLEDSLETAAEELGERDVDTVAEILDDVLIEPTFTAHPTEARRKTVKSKLRTISTELETLDERLLTDKETGQIWRDIDAEVTSLWQTPQVRNRQPEPEDEARNVQWYLENTLFDVVGEVYDELADAVDDEVAGDLDIPKLFEFRSWAGSDRDGNPYVTPDVTANTLERQREVVLERYRDQLKRLSGVLSQDGSRIDAGSVFQRSLEEDRERLAGSARTAEKRYPGEPYRQKLKLMRERLLRVGDVRPGGYEDVDGLLDDLDVIAESLQNNGAESVVEAHVDPIRRQVATFGFSLASLDLREHQQNHTDAIAEALESEDIDYHTLNETERADLLTDAILQDDPIIDLSETEELSEESTRVLQLFEDLGDWQTEYGIEAIDTYCISMTEEPSHVLEVLFLADQAGVVALPEHCGLDIVPLLETEYALSGARRIMGSLFENEAYAQALEARGRTQEIMLGYSDSNKENGFLAANWSLYENQHHLGNICRDHDVTMRLFHGRGGSISRGGGPMNEALLALPNSTVTGQVKFTEQGEAIAEKYANPRIAERNIEQMLNAQLRSRLYAMEQPEEEVHEEWTDAMEIMADAARREYRDLLESDGFVQYFEQATPITVIEDLDLGSRPASRSGERTVEDLRAIPWVFSWTQSRCILPGWYALATGIEAYLDDGGSMETLREMYDEWSFFRTTLDNAALSLSRTELEIAEQYADLADDDLRSRFFPRVTDEYERATELITEIGQRDRLHTRDWLGENLARRNPYVDPLNLLQVYLLNRTHRTDIEERTLRLTVKGIAAGMKNTG; this is encoded by the coding sequence ATGACACTCCATAACAGGGACGTGCGACAGGACGTCCGGGAGCTGGGTGCGTTACTCGGTGACGTACTCGAGGAACAGACCTCGCGGCGGGCGTTCGAAACGGTGGAATCGTGTCGACGGGCCGCGATCGACTACCGATCGGGCGATCTCGAATCGCGCGAGCCCCTTACCTCGGAGCTCCGGGGGCTGTCGCCACACCAACAGCGGATCGTCGCCCGCGGGTTCACGACCTACTTCGAACTGATCAATCTCGCCGAAGAGCGCGAGCGGGTCCGAACGATCCGGACGGCGTCCCAGGACGGAACGCTCGAGGACAGCCTCGAGACGGCGGCCGAAGAGCTGGGCGAGCGGGACGTCGACACAGTCGCAGAAATCCTCGACGACGTGCTGATCGAGCCGACGTTTACCGCCCACCCGACGGAGGCCCGACGGAAGACGGTCAAATCGAAACTCCGGACGATATCGACGGAACTCGAGACCCTAGACGAGCGCCTGCTGACCGACAAGGAAACCGGCCAGATCTGGCGGGATATCGACGCCGAGGTGACGAGCCTCTGGCAGACCCCGCAGGTGCGAAATCGTCAGCCGGAACCCGAAGACGAGGCCCGAAACGTGCAGTGGTACCTCGAGAACACGCTGTTCGACGTCGTCGGCGAGGTATACGACGAACTCGCCGACGCGGTCGACGACGAAGTGGCGGGCGATCTCGACATTCCGAAACTGTTCGAGTTCCGGTCGTGGGCGGGCAGCGACCGCGACGGCAACCCCTACGTTACGCCCGACGTGACCGCGAACACGCTCGAGCGCCAGCGTGAAGTCGTCCTCGAGCGGTACCGGGACCAGCTCAAGCGCCTCTCGGGCGTCCTGAGTCAGGACGGCAGTCGAATCGACGCGGGCTCGGTGTTCCAACGCTCGCTCGAGGAGGATCGAGAGCGGCTGGCCGGCAGCGCCCGCACCGCCGAGAAACGGTACCCCGGCGAGCCCTACCGGCAGAAACTCAAGCTCATGCGCGAGCGCCTCCTCCGGGTCGGAGACGTTCGCCCGGGCGGGTACGAGGACGTCGACGGCCTGCTCGACGATCTCGACGTCATCGCCGAGAGCCTCCAGAACAACGGGGCCGAGAGTGTCGTCGAAGCGCATGTCGATCCGATTCGACGGCAGGTCGCGACCTTCGGCTTCTCGCTTGCGAGTCTGGATCTGCGCGAACACCAGCAAAACCACACCGACGCCATCGCGGAAGCGCTCGAGAGCGAGGACATCGACTACCACACCCTGAACGAGACGGAACGCGCCGACCTCTTGACCGACGCGATCTTGCAGGACGACCCCATCATCGATCTCTCCGAAACCGAGGAGCTATCGGAAGAGTCGACCCGTGTGCTCCAGCTGTTCGAGGATCTCGGCGACTGGCAGACCGAGTACGGGATCGAGGCCATCGACACCTACTGCATCTCGATGACCGAGGAACCGAGCCACGTCCTCGAGGTGCTGTTCCTCGCCGATCAGGCCGGCGTCGTCGCCCTCCCCGAACACTGCGGGCTCGACATCGTCCCGCTGCTCGAGACCGAGTACGCCCTCTCGGGCGCTCGCCGAATCATGGGATCGCTGTTCGAGAACGAGGCCTACGCGCAGGCGCTCGAGGCCCGCGGACGCACCCAGGAGATCATGCTCGGGTACTCGGACTCGAACAAGGAGAACGGATTCCTCGCGGCGAACTGGTCGCTGTACGAGAACCAACACCACCTGGGCAACATCTGTCGCGACCACGACGTGACGATGCGACTGTTCCACGGTCGCGGCGGCTCCATCTCCCGTGGCGGCGGCCCGATGAACGAAGCGCTGCTCGCGCTACCGAACAGCACCGTCACGGGACAGGTCAAGTTCACCGAGCAGGGCGAGGCGATCGCCGAGAAGTACGCCAACCCTCGCATCGCCGAGCGCAACATCGAGCAGATGCTCAACGCACAGCTTCGGTCCCGACTGTACGCGATGGAACAACCCGAAGAGGAGGTTCACGAGGAGTGGACCGACGCCATGGAGATCATGGCCGACGCCGCACGACGGGAGTATCGCGACCTTCTGGAGAGCGACGGCTTCGTCCAGTACTTCGAGCAGGCGACGCCGATCACGGTCATCGAGGATCTCGATCTCGGATCGCGTCCCGCCTCCCGCAGCGGCGAGCGGACCGTCGAGGACCTGCGCGCGATTCCGTGGGTGTTCTCCTGGACCCAATCGCGGTGTATCCTCCCCGGCTGGTACGCCCTCGCGACGGGGATCGAAGCGTACCTGGACGACGGCGGTTCGATGGAGACCCTCCGGGAGATGTACGATGAGTGGTCGTTCTTCCGAACCACGCTCGATAACGCCGCCCTCTCGCTCTCTCGGACCGAACTCGAGATCGCCGAGCAGTACGCTGACTTAGCGGACGACGACCTCCGGAGTCGATTCTTCCCGCGCGTGACCGACGAGTACGAGCGAGCGACCGAGCTGATCACCGAGATCGGCCAGCGAGACCGCTTGCACACGCGCGATTGGCTCGGCGAGAACTTGGCGCGGCGCAACCCCTACGTCGACCCGCTGAACCTGTTGCAGGTCTACCTGCTCAACCGGACCCACCGAACGGACATCGAGGAGCGAACGCTCCGGCTGACGGTCAAGGGAATCGCGGCCGGGATGAAGAACACGGGCTGA
- a CDS encoding DUF7097 family protein, producing the protein MEKTPRGTSVGVDDPYEFAGLCDHLTGEGRCRYALDHYGHDPEFARERADDDYVCPVVDPETDETWADCPHFRSRNHDRECVRCGLAEKRMAHDDERPLLEEHHLSYARDEAELTHEITVYLCRWCHAKVHRSWARITDDAAPDPEATAALEGRRSREHEELGFESAAERYGEDDGGRQ; encoded by the coding sequence ATGGAAAAAACGCCACGGGGGACGTCGGTCGGCGTCGACGACCCTTACGAGTTCGCGGGCCTCTGTGACCACCTCACCGGCGAGGGCCGGTGTCGCTACGCCCTCGATCACTACGGACACGACCCCGAGTTCGCCCGCGAACGCGCGGATGACGACTACGTCTGCCCCGTCGTCGATCCCGAAACCGACGAGACGTGGGCCGACTGTCCGCACTTTCGCTCGCGAAACCACGACCGCGAGTGCGTTCGCTGCGGGCTCGCAGAAAAGCGGATGGCCCACGACGACGAGCGCCCGCTGCTCGAGGAACACCACCTCTCTTACGCCCGCGACGAGGCGGAGCTAACCCACGAGATCACGGTCTATCTCTGTCGGTGGTGTCACGCGAAAGTCCACCGTTCGTGGGCGCGGATCACCGACGACGCAGCGCCGGACCCGGAGGCGACGGCCGCTCTCGAGGGTCGTCGAAGCCGAGAGCACGAGGAACTGGGATTCGAATCGGCCGCGGAGCGATACGGCGAGGACGACGGCGGTCGACAATAG
- a CDS encoding DUF192 domain-containing protein, with translation MRLVHHRATGSESGSGASAADASGGDADRNALATNVDIADSLLSQTCGLMFRRSVPDDYALVFQFETAKTRDVHMLFVRFPVDAVWVVDNVVQRVERLRPWRSFAREECDLIVELPAGTAAAVEPGDRLVLESA, from the coding sequence GTGCGTCTGGTTCACCATCGTGCGACCGGGAGTGAGAGTGGGTCGGGAGCGAGCGCGGCGGACGCGAGCGGCGGTGACGCCGATCGAAACGCGTTGGCGACGAACGTCGACATCGCCGACTCACTACTGAGCCAGACCTGCGGGCTGATGTTCCGTCGCTCCGTGCCCGACGACTACGCGCTCGTCTTCCAGTTCGAGACGGCCAAGACTCGCGACGTCCACATGTTGTTCGTCCGCTTCCCGGTCGACGCCGTCTGGGTCGTCGACAACGTCGTCCAGCGCGTCGAACGATTGCGGCCGTGGCGCAGTTTCGCCCGCGAGGAGTGTGACCTGATCGTCGAACTGCCCGCCGGCACCGCGGCGGCCGTCGAGCCCGGCGATCGGCTCGTCCTCGAATCGGCGTGA
- the hpt gene encoding hypoxanthine/guanine phosphoribosyltransferase has protein sequence MDSTLEPLARSLREAPVVDRDGYEYFVHGVTDGIPPVDPAVLQAVADGIRERIDLDDIDTLVAPEAMGIHHGTALSLATGIPLVVVRKRSYGFPEEVAVHQETSYGESELYLNGVDAGDRVVLIDDVRSSGGTIEAVCDALEAVEAEVVDIVVVLRRVDADHEDAARDVTSLLDVRVRDGAVEVLGFDDLE, from the coding sequence ATGGACTCTACCCTGGAGCCGCTCGCGCGGTCGCTTCGCGAGGCCCCGGTCGTCGACCGTGACGGATACGAGTACTTCGTCCACGGCGTCACTGATGGCATTCCGCCGGTCGATCCTGCGGTGTTGCAGGCGGTCGCCGACGGCATCCGCGAACGGATCGACCTCGATGATATCGACACGCTCGTCGCGCCGGAAGCGATGGGCATTCACCACGGCACGGCGCTTTCGCTCGCGACCGGCATTCCGCTGGTCGTCGTTCGCAAGCGCTCGTACGGATTTCCGGAAGAGGTCGCCGTCCACCAGGAGACCAGCTACGGCGAGAGCGAACTCTATCTGAACGGCGTCGATGCGGGCGACCGCGTCGTGTTGATCGACGACGTGCGCTCTTCCGGCGGAACGATCGAGGCGGTCTGTGACGCGCTCGAGGCCGTCGAAGCCGAGGTCGTCGACATCGTCGTCGTCCTCCGCCGAGTCGATGCCGATCACGAGGACGCCGCTCGAGACGTGACGAGCCTGCTCGACGTTCGGGTTCGAGACGGCGCGGTCGAGGTCCTCGGCTTCGACGACCTCGAATAA
- a CDS encoding (R)-citramalate synthase produces the protein MPVTHSAEQTIQSDRTVRLLDTTLRDGEQAPGVSLSPDEKVEIARALERAGVSVIEAGSACTGAGERQAISRVTDLDLDARVTSFCRGIATDIDLALECDVDGIHLVVPSSDRHVEGKVGTSRADNLRKTAELVEYATEHDLWVEVIGEDGSRADLDYLEELARTSLDAGAERFCFADTVGHTGPEHTAEAVSRLAEIGPVSAHTHDDLGLGVANALSAVSAGADLVHCTVNGLGERAGNVALEEVAIALSHVYDVETLDLEESYDLAQTVSRATGIQLPPNKAVIGENAFTHESGIHTDGTLKDDKMYEPYAPETVGRERRLALGKHTGRAGVQATLEEHDVEASDDEVAEIATRVTELGDRGRRVTDADLLAIAEDVTGDDRERVVELLDLTATSGGAVPTASIRLAVVGEERVASGTGSGPVDAAVSAIREALGSIADAELDSYHVDAVTGGTDAVVTVEVTMVRNDRSVTVARSEADITRASVEAMVDALDRLLATDQQPLTPADD, from the coding sequence TTGCCTGTAACTCACTCCGCCGAGCAGACGATTCAATCCGACCGTACAGTCCGCCTTCTCGATACGACGCTTCGCGACGGCGAGCAAGCACCGGGCGTCTCGCTGTCGCCCGACGAAAAAGTCGAGATCGCCCGCGCGCTAGAACGTGCCGGCGTCTCCGTCATCGAGGCTGGCAGCGCCTGTACCGGGGCGGGTGAACGCCAGGCCATCTCGCGGGTCACCGACCTCGATCTCGACGCCCGCGTGACCAGTTTCTGTCGCGGGATCGCGACCGACATCGACCTCGCGCTCGAGTGCGACGTCGACGGGATCCACCTCGTCGTCCCCTCGAGCGACCGCCACGTCGAGGGAAAGGTCGGCACGTCTCGGGCGGACAACCTCCGGAAAACCGCCGAACTCGTCGAGTACGCGACCGAACACGACCTCTGGGTCGAAGTCATCGGCGAGGACGGCTCTCGAGCCGACCTCGACTACCTCGAGGAGTTGGCCCGGACCTCCCTCGATGCGGGCGCAGAACGGTTCTGTTTCGCCGACACGGTCGGTCACACGGGACCCGAACACACCGCCGAAGCGGTCTCTCGACTCGCCGAAATCGGTCCGGTCAGCGCCCACACCCACGACGATCTCGGATTGGGTGTCGCGAACGCGCTGTCGGCCGTTTCGGCCGGTGCCGACCTCGTTCACTGTACCGTAAACGGCCTCGGCGAACGCGCCGGGAACGTCGCCCTCGAGGAGGTCGCAATCGCGCTCTCGCACGTCTACGACGTCGAGACCCTCGATCTCGAGGAAAGCTACGATCTCGCACAGACCGTTTCCCGGGCGACCGGAATCCAACTCCCGCCGAACAAGGCCGTCATCGGCGAGAACGCCTTCACTCACGAGAGCGGCATCCACACCGACGGGACGCTCAAGGACGACAAGATGTACGAACCGTACGCGCCCGAGACGGTCGGCCGCGAGCGCCGACTCGCCCTCGGCAAGCACACGGGCCGAGCGGGCGTCCAGGCGACGCTCGAGGAACACGACGTCGAGGCGAGCGACGACGAGGTGGCCGAAATCGCAACCCGCGTGACGGAACTCGGCGACCGCGGCCGTCGGGTCACGGACGCCGACCTGCTGGCCATCGCCGAGGACGTCACCGGCGACGACCGCGAGCGCGTGGTCGAACTGCTCGATCTCACCGCCACGAGCGGTGGGGCGGTTCCGACCGCGAGCATCCGCCTCGCCGTCGTCGGCGAGGAACGTGTCGCCAGCGGAACCGGGTCCGGACCCGTCGACGCCGCCGTCTCCGCCATCCGCGAGGCGCTCGGGTCGATAGCCGACGCCGAACTCGACTCCTACCACGTCGACGCCGTGACCGGCGGTACCGACGCCGTCGTTACCGTCGAGGTGACGATGGTCCGCAACGACCGCTCGGTTACCGTCGCCCGAAGCGAGGCCGACATCACCCGCGCGAGCGTCGAGGCGATGGTCGACGCGCTCGACCGACTCCTCGCGACCGACCAGCAGCCGCTCACGCCGGCGGACGACTGA
- a CDS encoding right-handed parallel beta-helix repeat-containing protein — MNGNQRQNQSRREDPGVTRRSYVRLLGALGVGSGLTASQAAASNGNDVGTATPDGRTSQHGITVTDSGADVSEEVTHLDFGGSLSPVSSEDGGETHSVQVQPQDTPSNPQIVNVRSDLGVERQSDDVWGAIYEHYQSFSPTNRNHRYVIPPGTWSVETNDAHFDAHEYLGIVGDPYATLKVTDQDVDLLMTVGRADDSLPHAQRTVLTDLQVDIRGNYDAGLCRWYTYTYGRMENVSMRGRRDRLNPNYGGDRHTVLINGVRSTTTNIIRGCHLTNGDTPYDRSTHVGHAIPFSSEPPNRGTNIWEGCQVRGYIDNGFYVSTNSGRNILSGCHARDCAGSGFRIGANDSVQNCQITMTEQPNYPWSGLWLENGGGQVVNRLHVQNNVRKNTEIIRLTQDGPARLSNIHITDEGTDGRAIRIADNDQTQTVFEGCTITDRTSPSTSDYAVYVRSSNVTFRDCEYDFKSQSNQDRHGIFISRQGTNVNQVTMNNTDIDADGASLRFGESGRDHNIESSDFDGLVMSNANATLQDVLWVGNRHRGSTIFHGNRSNWKGDFNFGFTV, encoded by the coding sequence ATGAACGGCAACCAACGACAAAATCAATCGCGTAGAGAGGATCCAGGAGTAACGCGACGCTCGTACGTTCGACTGCTCGGCGCGCTCGGCGTCGGGAGCGGGCTCACCGCGTCGCAGGCAGCGGCGTCGAACGGAAACGATGTCGGTACAGCGACTCCAGACGGGCGAACTTCCCAGCACGGCATTACCGTGACCGACTCGGGGGCGGACGTCAGCGAGGAAGTCACCCACCTCGACTTCGGTGGCTCGCTCTCACCGGTCAGCTCCGAAGACGGCGGGGAGACTCACAGCGTACAGGTGCAGCCCCAAGACACGCCGTCGAATCCGCAGATCGTTAACGTTCGGAGCGACCTCGGTGTCGAGCGCCAATCGGACGACGTTTGGGGTGCGATCTACGAACACTACCAATCGTTCAGTCCGACTAATCGGAATCACCGATACGTGATCCCACCCGGCACCTGGTCCGTCGAGACCAACGACGCTCACTTTGACGCACATGAGTACCTCGGCATCGTCGGCGACCCGTACGCAACCCTCAAAGTCACCGACCAAGACGTCGATCTACTGATGACCGTCGGACGGGCCGACGACTCGCTTCCGCATGCACAGCGAACGGTACTGACGGACCTTCAGGTGGATATCCGCGGGAACTACGATGCCGGTCTCTGTCGCTGGTACACCTACACGTACGGGCGCATGGAGAACGTCTCGATGCGGGGACGACGCGACAGGCTCAATCCGAACTACGGTGGCGACCGGCACACGGTCTTGATCAACGGCGTTCGATCAACGACAACGAACATCATCAGAGGGTGCCATCTCACCAACGGCGACACGCCGTACGACCGATCGACTCACGTCGGACACGCCATCCCGTTCAGTTCGGAGCCCCCAAACCGCGGAACGAACATCTGGGAAGGGTGCCAAGTGCGTGGCTACATCGACAACGGATTCTACGTCTCGACTAACTCCGGACGGAACATTCTCTCTGGGTGTCACGCTCGTGACTGCGCCGGATCAGGCTTCCGAATCGGTGCCAACGATAGCGTACAAAACTGCCAGATTACGATGACCGAGCAACCGAACTACCCGTGGTCCGGGCTCTGGCTTGAGAACGGCGGCGGACAGGTCGTCAACCGCCTGCACGTTCAAAACAACGTCCGAAAGAACACGGAGATCATCCGGCTCACACAGGACGGACCGGCTCGGCTGTCGAATATCCACATCACCGACGAGGGAACAGACGGTCGTGCGATTCGCATCGCCGACAATGACCAGACGCAGACGGTCTTCGAAGGGTGTACGATCACTGATCGAACGAGTCCGAGTACGTCCGATTACGCGGTTTACGTCCGGTCGTCGAACGTCACCTTCCGCGACTGCGAGTACGACTTCAAGTCGCAGTCGAATCAGGACCGTCACGGCATCTTCATCAGCAGACAGGGAACGAACGTCAATCAGGTCACCATGAACAATACCGACATCGACGCCGACGGTGCCAGCCTCCGGTTCGGTGAAAGCGGTCGGGACCACAATATCGAGAGCTCGGACTTCGACGGCCTCGTGATGAGCAATGCCAACGCGACGCTTCAGGACGTGCTGTGGGTCGGTAACCGCCACCGCGGATCCACCATTTTCCACGGGAACCGATCGAACTGGAAAGGGGATTTCAACTTCGGGTTCACCGTTTGA
- a CDS encoding succinylglutamate desuccinylase/aspartoacylase family protein: MANTRYESGVYVVEGRSGSDEGPTVVIVAGQHGIEPAGWLTAMQLTALSIDVGKLVIIPFANPPAIIQGVYQTSDGNMNRHFPPEEAPTLDAAAAVWREIQRNDPDVVLDLHSSHGIYQSGMDNGVGQAVFPTAAGLETVVGATEWVNDELIAPSTFGSEYELTIGTVQGNADQPLLTHKVGHDLDVPGYLVEVTRYGTTLPDRLTWQTAIAIKLLDEHGITVSV; encoded by the coding sequence ATGGCGAACACCCGCTACGAAAGCGGAGTGTACGTCGTCGAGGGTCGATCGGGTTCCGACGAGGGACCAACGGTGGTCATCGTTGCGGGCCAACACGGGATCGAACCGGCGGGATGGCTCACCGCGATGCAACTCACTGCGCTCTCGATCGACGTCGGGAAACTGGTCATCATTCCGTTCGCGAACCCGCCAGCAATCATCCAGGGCGTCTACCAGACGAGCGACGGCAACATGAATCGGCACTTTCCGCCCGAGGAAGCGCCGACGTTGGATGCAGCGGCGGCGGTCTGGCGCGAAATTCAGCGGAACGATCCCGACGTCGTATTGGACCTCCATTCGTCACACGGGATCTATCAGTCGGGAATGGACAACGGCGTCGGGCAAGCGGTCTTTCCGACCGCGGCGGGCCTCGAAACTGTGGTCGGTGCTACCGAGTGGGTGAACGACGAACTCATCGCTCCGTCGACGTTCGGTTCCGAATACGAACTCACGATCGGGACCGTCCAGGGCAATGCGGATCAACCGCTGCTCACGCATAAAGTGGGTCACGATCTCGACGTCCCGGGCTACCTGGTCGAGGTTACGCGCTACGGCACCACACTTCCGGATCGACTCACCTGGCAGACCGCGATAGCGATTAAATTACTGGACGAGCACGGTATTACGGTTTCCGTCTAG